A genomic region of Mitsuaria sp. 7 contains the following coding sequences:
- a CDS encoding exodeoxyribonuclease III, with protein sequence MRFITLNLNGIRSAATKGVFDWLPAQQADVVGVQELKAQADVVESQFAGYDTLTGHFHYAQKKGYSGVGLYTKETPSDVIVGFGSSEFDNEGRWIEKRFDKPGRKLSLISCYFPSGSSGEERQAAKFRFLAEMYPYLMALRAEREFILVADVNIAHKEIDLKNWKGNKKNSGFLPEERDWMTRLLEKDIGLVDVFRVLNDKPDQYTWWSNRGQAWAKNVGWRLDYHLATPGMAHLATREAIYLDQRFSDHAPLTIDYDFKF encoded by the coding sequence ATGCGCTTCATCACCCTCAACCTCAACGGCATCCGCTCGGCCGCCACCAAGGGCGTCTTCGACTGGCTGCCGGCTCAGCAGGCCGACGTGGTCGGCGTCCAGGAACTCAAGGCGCAGGCCGACGTGGTCGAGTCCCAGTTCGCGGGCTACGACACCCTCACCGGCCACTTCCACTACGCGCAGAAGAAGGGCTACTCCGGCGTCGGTCTCTACACGAAGGAGACCCCCAGCGACGTGATCGTCGGCTTCGGCAGCAGCGAGTTCGACAACGAAGGCCGCTGGATCGAGAAGCGCTTCGACAAGCCGGGACGCAAGCTCAGCCTGATCAGCTGCTACTTCCCCAGCGGCTCCAGCGGCGAGGAGCGCCAGGCCGCGAAGTTCCGCTTCCTGGCGGAGATGTACCCCTACCTGATGGCCCTGCGCGCGGAGCGCGAGTTCATCCTCGTGGCCGACGTCAACATCGCCCACAAGGAGATCGACCTGAAGAACTGGAAGGGCAACAAGAAGAACAGCGGCTTCCTGCCCGAGGAGCGCGACTGGATGACGCGCCTGCTCGAGAAGGACATCGGCCTCGTCGACGTCTTCCGCGTCCTCAACGACAAGCCCGACCAATACACGTGGTGGAGCAACCGCGGCCAGGCCTGGGCGAAGAACGTGGGCTGGCGCCTGGACTACCACCTGGCCACGCCCGGCATGGCCCACCTGGCCACGCGCGAAGCGATCTATCTGGACCAGCGCTTCAGCGACCACGCGCCGCTCACCATCGACTACGACTTCAAGTTCTGA
- the pyrE gene encoding orotate phosphoribosyltransferase: MTTAASSKVSSQDSHDALAQEFVAFAVDTGVLRFGEFKTKAGRLSPYFFNAGLFDDGLKIGRLAQFYAQRLLASGVEFDMIFGPAYKGITLAAAVAIELARLGHNKPFAYNRKEAKDHGEGGTLVGAKVQGRVLIIDDVISAGTSVRESIAMIQAAGATPCGVTIALDRQEKAAENGQDLPWSAVQYVRDQLKLPVVAIAGLSDLLRYLQTTSSTAVSAHATAVHAYRDRYGV; encoded by the coding sequence ATGACCACCGCCGCCTCCAGCAAGGTTTCAAGCCAGGATTCCCACGACGCCCTGGCCCAGGAATTCGTCGCCTTCGCCGTCGACACCGGCGTGCTGCGCTTCGGTGAGTTCAAGACCAAGGCGGGGCGTCTCAGCCCGTATTTCTTCAACGCCGGCCTGTTCGACGACGGCCTCAAGATCGGTCGGCTGGCGCAGTTCTACGCGCAGCGGTTGCTGGCTTCGGGCGTCGAGTTCGACATGATCTTCGGCCCCGCCTACAAGGGCATCACCCTGGCGGCGGCGGTCGCGATCGAGCTGGCGCGGCTGGGCCACAACAAGCCGTTCGCCTACAACCGCAAGGAGGCGAAGGACCATGGCGAGGGCGGCACGCTGGTCGGCGCCAAGGTGCAGGGTCGCGTGCTGATCATCGACGACGTCATCTCGGCCGGTACCTCGGTGCGCGAATCGATTGCGATGATCCAGGCCGCAGGCGCCACGCCCTGCGGCGTCACCATCGCGCTGGATCGCCAGGAGAAGGCGGCCGAGAACGGCCAGGATCTTCCCTGGTCGGCGGTACAGTACGTGCGTGACCAGTTGAAGCTGCCGGTCGTTGCCATCGCGGGGTTGTCCGATCTGCTCCGGTATCTGCAGACCACCAGCAGCACCGCCGTGTCCGCCCATGCGACGGCGGTCCATGCCTACAGAGATCGCTACGGAGTCTGA
- a CDS encoding TonB-dependent receptor gives MNRFATQRAAAPALREAAAAVSLALLAWPALAQDAQTDAATKEKGQLETVTITAERRVENIKEVPNAVTKISGEKLDVLNSAGQDVRFLSGRVPSLNIESSFGRAFPRFYIRGYGNTDFRLNASQPVSLVYDDVVQENPILKGFPAFDLAAVEVVAGPQGTLYGRNTPAGVVKFDSVKPSQRQEGYLNVSYGTYGTMNLEGAANVPLTGDWAARISAQIQHRDDWVKNQVPTGKTGELEGYDDRALRLQALYQPHKDFSALFNFHGRDLKGSARVFRSSIIKTGTNDLVDGFDPEKAYTDGVNEQTLHATGGSARLRWGLGAINLYSITGYESVRPFSRGDVDGGFQYFGPKPYTQEGQATFPAESSSSMDGHRQITQEFRVESAGAGPLRWQGGLYFFDERYTARSTDYTTATGAAAGYVDTYQKNTAWAAFGSVNYAVTQDFQLRGGLRFTHDKKDVKVSSDYTDLNTSTGVTANTGDSKWNWDVSGTYKVTKDTNLYARVATGFRASSVQGASRFAGQSQAAPENVTSYEVGVKSDFWDRRARLSASAFTYTVKDLQLTAVGGQNNANRLLNAKKAEGNGVELNLEVLPVDQLLITLGGSLNNTKIRDNTLSLPACGGGCTMTDPLVAGSTTNYSIDGNPLPNAPKWVANLTARYSIPTAAGNEFYIYTDWAYRSKVNFFLYEAKEFTGKSLTEGGLRVGYIWSNGKYEVAGFARNITNQIRVTGAIDFNNNTGFINDPRTYGVQFKAIF, from the coding sequence ATGAATCGATTCGCCACCCAGCGCGCTGCCGCCCCGGCCCTGCGCGAGGCCGCCGCGGCCGTGTCGCTGGCCTTGCTCGCCTGGCCCGCGCTGGCGCAGGACGCCCAGACCGATGCCGCCACCAAGGAAAAGGGCCAGCTGGAGACGGTGACCATCACCGCCGAGCGCCGGGTCGAGAACATCAAGGAAGTGCCGAACGCGGTCACCAAGATCTCCGGCGAGAAGCTGGACGTGCTGAACTCCGCCGGCCAGGACGTGCGCTTCCTGTCGGGCCGCGTGCCCAGCCTGAACATCGAATCGTCCTTCGGTCGCGCCTTCCCGCGTTTCTACATCCGCGGCTACGGCAACACCGACTTCCGCCTGAACGCCTCGCAGCCGGTCTCGCTGGTGTATGACGACGTGGTCCAGGAGAACCCGATCCTGAAGGGCTTCCCGGCCTTCGACCTGGCCGCCGTCGAAGTGGTGGCGGGCCCGCAGGGCACGCTCTACGGCCGCAACACGCCGGCCGGCGTCGTGAAGTTCGATTCGGTGAAGCCCTCGCAGCGCCAGGAAGGCTACCTGAACGTCTCCTACGGCACCTACGGCACGATGAACCTGGAAGGCGCCGCCAACGTGCCGCTGACCGGCGACTGGGCGGCCCGCATCTCCGCGCAGATCCAGCATCGCGACGACTGGGTCAAGAACCAGGTGCCCACCGGCAAGACCGGCGAGCTCGAGGGCTACGACGACCGCGCTCTGCGCCTGCAGGCGCTGTACCAGCCGCACAAGGATTTCAGCGCGCTGTTCAACTTCCACGGCCGCGATCTGAAGGGCAGCGCGCGCGTGTTCCGCTCGTCGATCATCAAGACCGGCACCAACGACCTGGTCGACGGCTTCGATCCCGAGAAGGCCTACACCGACGGCGTCAACGAGCAGACCCTGCACGCCACCGGCGGCAGCGCGCGTCTGCGCTGGGGCCTGGGCGCGATCAACCTGTACTCGATCACCGGCTACGAGTCGGTGCGCCCCTTCAGCCGCGGCGACGTGGACGGCGGCTTCCAGTACTTCGGTCCCAAGCCCTACACGCAGGAAGGCCAGGCGACCTTCCCGGCTGAATCGTCGAGCTCGATGGACGGCCATCGCCAGATCACGCAGGAGTTCCGCGTGGAATCCGCCGGCGCCGGCCCGCTGCGCTGGCAAGGCGGCCTGTACTTCTTCGACGAGCGCTACACCGCGCGCAGCACCGACTACACGACGGCGACCGGCGCCGCTGCCGGCTATGTGGACACCTATCAGAAGAACACCGCGTGGGCGGCCTTCGGCTCGGTGAACTACGCGGTCACGCAGGACTTCCAGCTGCGTGGCGGCCTGCGCTTCACGCACGACAAGAAGGACGTGAAGGTCTCCAGCGACTACACCGACCTGAACACCTCCACTGGTGTCACCGCCAACACCGGCGACTCGAAGTGGAACTGGGACGTGTCCGGCACCTACAAGGTCACCAAGGACACCAACCTGTATGCGCGCGTGGCCACCGGCTTCCGTGCCTCGTCGGTGCAGGGGGCATCGCGCTTCGCCGGCCAGTCGCAGGCCGCGCCGGAGAACGTCACGTCCTATGAAGTGGGCGTGAAGTCGGACTTCTGGGATCGTCGCGCGCGCCTGTCGGCCAGCGCCTTCACCTACACCGTGAAGGACCTGCAGCTGACCGCCGTCGGCGGCCAGAACAACGCCAACCGTCTGCTGAACGCCAAGAAGGCGGAAGGCAACGGCGTCGAGCTGAACCTGGAAGTCCTGCCGGTCGATCAGCTGCTGATCACCCTGGGCGGCAGCCTGAACAACACCAAGATCCGTGACAACACCCTGTCGCTGCCGGCTTGCGGCGGCGGTTGCACGATGACGGATCCGCTGGTGGCGGGCTCGACGACCAACTACAGCATCGACGGCAATCCGCTGCCGAACGCGCCCAAGTGGGTCGCCAACCTGACCGCGCGTTATTCGATCCCGACCGCGGCCGGCAACGAGTTCTACATCTACACCGACTGGGCCTACCGCTCGAAGGTCAACTTCTTCCTGTACGAGGCCAAGGAGTTCACCGGCAAGTCGCTGACCGAAGGCGGTCTGCGCGTGGGCTACATCTGGAGCAACGGCAAGTATGAAGTCGCCGGCTTCGCCCGCAACATCACGAACCAGATCCGTGTGACCGGCGCGATCGACTTCAACAACAACACCGGCTTCATCAACGACCCGCGCACCTACGGCGTCCAGTTCAAGGCGATCTTCTGA